GCCGCGGACTACCGGGTGCGGATCTGGACGCCGGCCGGTGAGCTGCCCTTCGCGGGCCACCCGACGATCGGCAGCGCCCACGCCTGGCTGGAGGCCGGGGGAGCTCCGCGTGGCGACGTCGTGGTGCAGGAGTGCGGTGCCGGGCTGGTCGACGTACGCCGCTCGCCGCGGCTCGGGTTCGCGGCACCGCCGCTGGTGCGCTCGGGGCCCGTGGACGACGCGCTGCGCGAGCGGATCCTCGCCGGGCTCGCGGTCGACGCGTCCGCGGTGCGCGACCTGGCGTGGATCGACAACGGACCCGGGTGGGTCGGGGTCGACCTCGGGTCGGCCGACGCCGTCGTGGCGCTGGAGCCGGACCTCGCGGCCTTCACCGACCTCAAGGTCACCGTGCTCGGGCGCTGGGACGACGCGCGAGCCGCGGACCTCGGCGCCGACGTCGAGGTCCGGGCGTTCTTCGCCGACGGCCGCGACTTCACCGAGGACCCGGTCACCGGCAGCGCCAACGCCGGTCTCGCGCAGTGGCTGATCGGCAGCGGCGCGCTGCCGACGACGTACACCTCCCGGCAGGGCAGCGTGATCGGTCGTGAGGGCCGCGTCCGGCTGGAGGCCGCCGACGGCCAGGTGTGGGTGTCGGGCGACGCCGTCACCCGGGTGCGGGGCGAGGTCGACCTCTAGGAGCACCCTCCGGGTGGGACGTGCCGGCCCCCGGTGGCGCATCATGGCTGTCGTGGAGGAGCACCGGGTCGACGACGTGATGCTCCGGGCACCGATCGTGCTGGCCGCGTCCAGCACGCTCGCGGACGCCCGGGACGTGCTCGCGAGCTCGCACGTCCACATCGTGCTGCTGACCGCGACCGGTCGGGTCGGTGAGCCGCTCCTGGGCACGCTGGTGCGTGACGACCTCCCGGACCGGGGCGGTGCCCGCGACAGCGCGCTCACCCACGCCCGGCTCGCGGGTCGTACCGTCCACGCCGACCTCGCGGCCGACGAGGTCCGGCGCTCGATGCGCGCCTCCGGACGCCGACGGCTCGCCGTCGTCGGCGCGGAGGGCAGCCTGCTCGGGCTGCTGTGCCTCAAGCGCAGTGGTGAGGGCTTCTGCACCGATGCCGGCGTGCGCGCACGGCGTGCCGCGCGTGCCGAGGCCGGCCGCGACGACGAGGCGGCACCCGCCCGAGATCGGTAGTTCTGCGGATGCGCCCGCCCCGCGGCGCCCGCGAGACTCGGGCGCAGACGTCGTGATGGTCATCGACGTCGGGGAGGTCGTGATGCGGAGCGTGGTGAGCAGGAGCGCGCACGCGGACCAGCTGGAGGCCGAGGTCCGCGACGCGACGTGCTGCGTCGCGACCGACCGGTGCTGGGCCTGTCAGGTCAAGCTGGGAGAGGTGCGCGCGGCCCGCAGGGACGCGCTGCTGCTCCGGATCGCGACCGTACGACCGAGGAGGACGGCTCGATGATGGTGCGCGACGGTGCTGCTGGGGGCGGCACGGGGGCCCGGGGTGGGGGACGGGTGCCGTTGTCGACGATGGGGCTCGGGATGGCGGTGCGCCGGGAGGCGGCGCGCCGCCGTGCCGAGGCCGACTTCGGGCCGATGTCCGGGCCGGCGCTCGACCTCGTCGAGCTCTTCGAGCTCGGGTGGCACCGGTGCTACGGCGACCTGGCGCCGCCGAGCGACGTCATGGACGACCTGTGGCTGGTCGCCGACGGCGACCTGGGGCGCCTCGCGAGCGCCGCACGCCTCGCGGTGACGGACTGGCGCGACCTCCGGGTCGCCGCCGACCGGCTGCGCGAGGTCGTCCCGGGCGCCTGACGGGCACCGCCTGTCCACACCTCCCTCAGTAGTCCGCTGCGATCGTCCGGTCCCCGGTGGGGTGGGACCGGCCGTCTGCAGCGGACTACGGGTGATGGCTGTGGACGGAGGGGGTTCAGCCGAGCGAGGCGAGCCAGTCCTCGACCGGGACGTCGCCCTTGCCGAAGACGAGCGTCCGGCCGACCGCGCGCTCGTCGGCGAGCACGGCGGCGGCCACCCGGGCGACCAGCTCGCGGGGCGACTCGTCGCCGTCGCGCGAGGACGCGTGCGGGTTGACCCGGCCGTCCGAGGCCTCGGTGGTGAGGGCGCCCGGGCCCAGGACGGTCCAGCCGAGGTCGGTGCCGCGCAGGTGGTCGTCGGCGGCGATCTTGGCGTCCTGGTAGCGCCGGAACGGGTCGTCCTCGGGCACGAGGTGGTCGGGGGAGGCGCCGGAGAACGACACCATGACGTAGCGCCCGACGCCGGCCGCGACCGCGGCGTCCATCGAGCGGATCGCGGCGTCGCGGTCGACGGCGTCGGTGCGCTCGGGGTCGCCACCGCCGGCGCCGGCCGACCAGACGACCGCGTCCGATCCGCGGAGCAGGTCGGTGAGGGCGTCGAGGTCGGCGTCCTCGACCGAGGACACGACGGCCGTGGCGCCGGTGGCCTCGACGTCGGCGACGTGGTCGGGGTTGCGGATCACCGAGCGGACCTCGTGACCGGCCTCGACGAGCAGGGGAGCGAGCAGGAGGGCCACCTTGCCGTGGCCGCCGAAGATCGTGGTGCGCATGTCGCGACGCTAGCGCGGCTACGGTGACCCGGTGCAGCCCCCGGTCCAGACCTCCACCCACCAGGTGAGCCTCGGCGAGACGGAGGTCCGCAAGGCGTACGTCGCCGACCACGAGGACGAGGCCGAGCGGGAGTGGGCCTGCCTGACGCTGCTCGCGGAGCACGCGCCCGGCCTGGCGCCGAGACCGTTGCGGCGCGAGGACGCAGAGACGCCGGTCATCGTGATGGAGCGGCTGCCCGGCGCGCACCTCGCGCCCGAGCCGCTGACGGCCGCGCAGGTCGCCGCCGTCGGCACCGCCCTGCGCCGGCTCCACGACGTACCGGTCGGGGCGGTCGAGGCCGCCGGGATCGGTCCCCGCGGGATCGGCACCGCCACGCTGCCGCCGGCCCTCGTCGATCGGCTCTCGCCCGGGCACGACCTCTCCGCGTGCGAGGACCCGGCGCTGGTGCGGGCGGCGCGCGACGCCGCGCGGGACTGGCTGCGGGACCCCTCGCTGCCCGAGCTCCGGGCGGAGGTCCTCGGCATCGCCGACCTCAACCCGCCCAACGTGATCTGGGACGGGCGCGCCGCGCGGCTCGTCGACTTCGAGGACGCCGGCCTCAGCGACCCGGCGTACGAGCTCGCCGACCACGTCGAGCACCTCGGCAGCCGGCTCCCGGGTGTCTACGACGCCGACGCACTGGCTGACGCCGTGGGGCTGGACGGGGAGCAGCGCGAACGGATGGCGGCCTACCGGCCGTTCTGGGCGGCCTTCTGGCTGGCGATGCTGACGCCCGGCAGCGGGTCGTGGCACCGCAACCCGCCGGGCACGGTGGAGGCGCAGGCCGGGCATTTCATGGCTCTCGTGGGCCGCCACTAGACTGGCCCGTCGGCGCGGGGCAGGCCCCGCCCGCACGTTCCTTGACACTCCTCGAGACCAGACACAGCGACGAAGGCGGACAGACTCACATGGCAACCACCAACGACCTGAAGAACGGCATGGTCCTCAAGATCGAGGGCCAGCTCTGGTCCGTCGTCGAGTTCCAGCACGTCAAGCCCGGCAAGGGTCCGGCCTTCGTCCGCACCAAGCTCCGCAACGTCGAGTCGGGCAAGAACGTCGACAAGACCTTCAACGCCGGCACCAAGGTCGAGACGGCCAACGTCGACAAGCGCACCATGCAGTACCTCTACAACGACGGCTCGTCCTACGTCTTCATGGACACCAGCACCTACGAGCAGCTCGAGGTCACGCCCGAGGTCGTGGGCGACGCCAAGAACTTCATGCTGGAGAACCAGGAGGCGATCGTCGCCACCAACGAGGGTCGCGTGCTCTTCATCGAGCTCCCCGCGTCCGTCGAGCTCCTCATCGCCGAGACCGAGCCGGGCCTGCAGGGCGACCGCTCGACCGGCGGCACCAAGCCGGCCACGCTGGAGACCGGCCACACCATCGCGGTCCCGCTGTTCATCACCACCGGCGAGAAGGTCAAGGTCGACACCCGCGACTCGTCCTACCTCGGCCGCGTCAAGGGCTGAGCTCCGCACGTGGCTGCCCGTTCCAAGGCCCGCAAGCGCGCGCTGGACATCCTCTTCGCCTCCGAGCTCCGCTCCGAGGACCCCGTCGTGGCGCTCGAGCGCGCCGTCGACGCGGGTGAGGGTCCGACCAACCCCTACACCGCCGTGCTGGTGCGCGGCGTCGTCGAGCACCGCGACCGCATCGACGAGGTGCTGAGCACCTACAGCAAGAGCTGGACGCTCGGGCGGATGCCCGCCGTCGACCGCAACGTGCTGCGCATCGGCGTCTTCGAGCTGCTCTGGGGCGACGACGACGTGCCGCAGAGCGTCGCCGTCAGCGAGGCGATGCACCTCGTGCAGGACCTCTCGACCGACGAGTCGCCGGCCTTCGTCAACGGCCTGCTCGGCTCGGTCATGCGCGACCGCGCCAGCCTGGTCTGACCCGTCCCACCCGCAGGGGTTCACGGCCTCGCCCGTGGGCCCTGCGGGGGCCTAGGTTGGCCCCATGAGCAACGCGTCGGACGCCGCCGAGAAGGTCCACGACAGCGAGTGGTTCGACCACGCGATCCGGGCCGGCCTGGTGGCCTACGGCGTGGTCCACCTGCTGGTCGCCTGGCTGGCGATCCAGCTCGCCATCGGCGACAAGGAGGACCAGGCCTCCAACAGCGGCGCCATGCACTACCTCTCCCAGCAGCCGATGGGCGAGGTGCTGGTCTGGCTGATCGCGATCGGCATGCTGCTGCTCGTCCTCTGGCGTGTGCTCGAGGCGGCCTACGGCTACTCCGAGGAGTCGGACGACAAGAAGCGCTGGGTCAAGCGAGGGTCGTCGCTCGGCAAGGCGGTGCTCTACGGCGCCCTCGCCTGGAGCGCGTTCAAGACCGCGACCGGCGACGGGGGCGGCAAGGGCGGCACGGACGGCACGACCGCGAAGATCATGCAGATGTCGGGTGGCCAGCTCATCGTCGGGATCATCGGCCTGGCGATCATCGGCTACGGCATCTCGCTGGTCGTGCGTGGGTGGACCGAGAAGTTCCGTGAGCACCTCGACGCGCAGGGGCAGGCCGGCCAGGACGGGTCGGCGTACGTCCTGTTCGGCAAGATCGGCTACATCGCCAAGGGCGTCGCCATCGTCATCGTCGGCGGCCTGTTCGCCTACGCCTCGGTCACCCACGACGCGAAGAAGTCCGGCGGGCTCGACCAGGCCCTGCAGACCGTGCTCCAGCAGCCGTTCGGCCAGGTCCTCCTGATCGCGATCGCGATCGGGATCGGGGGCTACGGCGCGTTCTGCTTCGCCCGCGCGAAGCACCTCTCGCGCTAGTCGCCCGCGCGTGGCGTTGCGCCGGCCGCGACGGCGAGGGCGGTGGCGACCATGTGCGCGCGCACCTGCTCGGCGGAGACGCGGCTGATCCGCGGCACGCCCGGCGCCTCCTCGGACACGAGCATCGCGACGCGGCCGAGCTGGAGGGTGCCGAGGCCGCTGGCGTAGAGCATGTTGGCGAGCAGGCCGGGGTCCTCGACGTGGAAGTCACCGCTGGCGACGCCGGCCTCGATGGTCTGGGTCAGCACCGCGAGGCAGCCGCTGATGGCCTGCCCGAGCCGGAACATCGCGCTCTCGCTGACCTCCTCGAGCAGGTCGCCGCCCGGGCGGCACATGATCGACTGGGCGCAGTCGACGAACGCGGGATGGGCCAGGCCGTAGTCGACGAACGCCTCGGTCAGCCGCTGCAGCTTGAGCCGCGGCTCGTCGGTCGTGTCGGCGCCGGCACGGAGCGCGTCGCGCAGCTCGTCGAGGTACTGCACGAGGGTGAGGGCGAAGAGCTCCTCCTTGCCGGTGAAGTGGCGGTAGATGATCGCCCGGTTGATGCCGACGGCCCGGGCGATGTCCTCGATCTGGGCGTCGCGCACGCCGCGCTCGTCGAACAGCGCCCGCGTGGCGGCGATGATCTCGGCCTCGCGGAGCCGTCGCCGGGCGGCCGCAGTCGTGCCGCGGGTGACGCCGGTCGGGGTCGACGGCTCGGTGCTCATGGCCGCCAGTCTAGGGAGACGACGCCCCCGTCCCGCCTCCCCGGTGCGGCGTATCTTCGTGTGCGACCGCGTGTCACGCGGGGGCGTGTGAGCGTACGGCCTCGATCGTGTCGGCCTCGTCGGGACCCTTGTCGTCGCGGTAGCGCAGGACCCGCGCGAAGCGCAGCGCGAGGCCGCCGGGGTAGCGCGTCGAGCGCTGCAGGCCGTCGAAGCCGATTTCGACGACCTGCTCGGGGCGGACGTGGACGACGTGTCCCTCGCGGTGGGTCTCGAGGGCGAGGAACCGCTCGGTCTGCCACGCGAGGACCTCGTCGGTCATCCCCTTGAAGGTCTTGCCGAGCATCACGAAGCCGGTGGGCGAGGAGGCGTCGCGGGCGCCGAGGTGGATGTTGGAGAGCCAGCCCTCACGGCGGCCGGAGCCCCACTCGACGGCGAGGACCACCAGGTCGAGGGTGTGGACCGGCTTCACCTTGACCCACGCCGCGCCGCGGCGGCCGGCGGCGTAGGGCGCCGACAGGTCCTTGAGGACGACGCCCTCGTGGCCGGCGGCGACGGTGTCGGCGGCGAACGCGTCGGCCTCGGCGGGGTCGGCGGTGACGAGGCGGCGTACGCGGCGGGGCTCGGGCACGAGGGCGTCGAGCGCGGCGAGCCGCTCGTGGCCGGGGGCGTCGAGCAGGTCACGGCCGTCGAGGTGGAGCAGGTCGAAGAAGTGGGGCGTGATCGCGACGCCCGACTCCTGCGCGGTGCGGCTCGCGGTGTCCTGGAACGCCATCGGACGTCCGTCGTCGGTGAGCGCGAGCGCCTCGCCGTCGAGGACGAACCGCTCCGCCGGCAGCGACCGGGCGACCTCGACGACCTCGGGCAGCCGTGCGGTGATGTCGTCGAGGCTGCGGGTCACCACCAGCACGTCGTCACCGTCGCGGTGGACCTGGATCCGGATGCCGTCGAGCTTGGCGTCGATCGCCACCTCGGTGCCGGCGTCGGGGGAGAGGCCGGCCATCGCGGAGGCCACGTCGGGCGCGCTGGAGGCCAGCATCGGCATGACCGGCCGGCCCACCTCGAGCCCGATCGCGGCCAGTGCCTCCTCGCCCGCCCAGGCTGCGCCGGCCGCCGCAACGGTCGAGCCGGCGAGCATCGCGGCCCGCCGGACCGCGGCGAGCGGGACGCCCGCGACCTGCGCGACCGCCTCCTGGGTGACGGCGTCGAGCGCGCCCTGGCGCACGTTGCCCGTGACGACGGCCTGCAGCCACCGCTGCTCGGGGGCGGTGGCGCGGGAGAACAGCGCGGCGACGGCCTGCCGGCGCGCCAGCTGGGAGCCGGCGCCGGACAGACGCGACATCGCCTCGAACGCCTCGTGGACCTCCAGCACCCCCAGCGACGGCTCGTCGGCGGGGTCGGGGACGTCGCTGACGCCGCGCCAGCCGAGGCCGGTGCGGCGCTGGAGGAGCGCGCCGCCGAGGTAGGACACGACGACCTCGAGCTCCTCGGGCGTGACCCGGGCGAGGGTCTCGGCGAGCGCGGCGACCTTGGCCTTGCGCGAGCGGGTGGCGGCGACCGCGGCGGAGGTGGCGACGAGCTCGGCGAGCAGCATGCGTCCATCCTGCCGCCCGCCACCGACAGCCGCCGCGCCCGAACGGGCAGGATGGGGCCATGCCCCCGTCCGCGCCCGACGCCTCGCTCTACGTGCCGCGACACAACGTGATGGACGTCGACCACGTACGCCCCTTCGTGGCGGCCGTCGGGACCGCCCAGCTCGTCACCGTCGGCGCCGACGGCGCTCCCGACGCGACCTTCCTGCCGGTGCTGTGGGAGGGCGACCGGCTGGTCGGTCACGTCGCGCGCGCCAACGGCCACTGGCGCCGGATCGTCGACGGCTCGCCCGCCCTGGCGGTCGTGACCGGCCCGGACACCTACGTCTCGCCGTCCTGGTACGCCACCAAGGCCGAGCACGGCAGGGTCGTCCCGACATGGAACTACTCGGTGGTCCACCTCCGCGGCCTGGTCGCCGTCCACGACGACCCGGAGTGGGTGCGCGCGATGGTCACGCGCCTCACCGACCGGCACGAGGGCGACCGCGCCGAGCCGTGGGCCGTGACCGACGCCCCGGCCGACTACGTCGGGAAGAACCTGCGCCCGATCGTCGGCGTCGAGCTGGTCGTCGAGTCGGTGGAGGCGAAGGCCAAGCTGTCGCAGAACCGCTCCGACGAGGACCGTGCCGGTGTCGCCCGGGGGCTGGCCGCGGACGGCCGTGACCCGTCCGGCCTGGTCGCCCCGTGAGCCGGGTCCGCGAGCGCTTCACCGGACGGATTGCCGGCGTCGGCAGCACGAGCGGCGTCCGCGTGGTGGTGGGGCGGTGGGACGCCTCGCCGTGGGGTGCGTTCGCCGACGTCATGGTCGAGGACGCGTCCGGCCACCGCGTCCTGCTGGCCCCCGACGAGCGGGTGCGCGACTTCGTCGCCGCGACCTACACCTTCGACGAGCACGTCCTCGAGCCGGTGTCGGTGGTGGACACCCCGGACGGCTGGCAGGTCACGACCCCGTCGCTGTCGCTGCGGCTGGTCACCGGAGGGCGTACGCCGCTCGGCGCGCTCCTCGGGCTCGTGCCCGCCCGCCTCGCGACCGCGCCCGCGTGGTGCACCGCGATCGACCCGGTGGCGCGCGTGGTGGTGCGCGGCGTGCGGACCCGCGGGACCGCCGGCAACGACCGGCGCGAGTGGTACGGCGCGACGTCGGTCCACGCCGTTACGTCGCTGACGGGGGAGTGGCGTGGCTCCTCGCTCGGCGCCCTCGCCCCGGTCGACCCGCCGTGTCGTTTCGGCTTCTCCTCGACGCCCGCCCGGCCGTCGGTGACCAGCGTGGTGACCACGATCGACCGGGCCGTGAAGGCCTGAGCGCCGGGTCCGGCCAGGAGCAGCGGTTTCGGAGAAGCGGTGTGACGGTGGGCGCCGCTAGCGTCGGCGGCACACCGACGAAGGGGACCACGATGAGCTACCAGGCCTACCTCGATGCGATCGAGAAGAAGACCGGCAGGACGCCGGCGGAGCTGCTGGGCGAGGCCGCGGACCGCGGGTTCACCCCGGCGAGCAAGGCCGGCGACTTCGTCTCGTGGCTCGAGGACGACTACGACGTGGGCCGCGGCCACGCGATGGCGTTGTGGGGCGTGCTGAAGAACGGCGCGACGATCAGCGACAAGCACGTCGGCAGCGGCGGCACCCACTCCGACCCGTCGACGGAGCTGCGGCTGGACGGCATCGCCCGCCGCTGAGGGACGGCACGGTAGGAAGGGGGACATGGACCCTCGCCTCGCCGGACGCACCGCCCGCCTCCTGGAGCCCCTGCACGCCCTGGGCTACTTCGCCCCCGAGGTCGAGGCGGAGGTGGTCGGCCTCGGCGTCCGCACGGGTCGTGCCACCTACTTCGCGTCCCGCGCGGCCGCGATGGGTCGGGTCGGCGCCGGCCCCGTGGCGGCGACGTTCTACGTCTTCAACCCGTCGCTGGTCGCCCACTTCGTCCCGGCCGTGTGGGAGGCGGCGAGCCCGGAGGACGTGGTGGCGGCGCGCTACCGCGGCGTCTCGGCCGCGTGGACCCGGTTGCTCGGCGCGGAGGCCCTGGTCTCCGACGAGGTGCGCGAGGCCGCCGACCTGGCTCGTACGGCGGCCGACGGGTGCTCGGTCGCCGGGCGACCGCTCCACGCTGCCCACGCGGACCTGTCGTGGCCGGAGGAGCCGCACATGGTCCTCTTCCACGCGCTGACCCTGCTCCGCGAGCACCGTGGGGACGGGCACGTCGCCGCGCTGATCGGCGCCGACCTCAGCGGCATCGAGGCGCTCGTCACCCACACCGCGACCGGCAAGGGCTTCACCCAGCCGGCTGCGCAGGCGACCCGCGGCTGGTCCGACGGGGAGTGGTCGGCGGCCGTGGCTGGGCTGGCGTCGCGGGGCCTGATGACCGCAGAGGGCGCGCTCACCGAGGACGGCGCCGCCCTCCGGACGGCGGTCGAGCGGCGTACGGAGGAGAGCGCGTACACGCCGTGGGAGCACCTCGGGGAGACCGGCACTCAGCGGCTCACCGAGCTCTGCCGCCCGCTGGTCACCACCGCGCTGACGAACGGCGCCTTCCCGCCCGGGGTCTTCGCCTGAGCGCTGCTCCTCGTCGTCGCGACCGTGCCCGCCCGGGTGGCTAGGCTCGACGCCATGCGATACCGACGGATGGGCAACAGCGGCTGCGCGGTCTCCGAGCTGTGCCTCGGCACGATGACGTTCGGGGCCGAGACCGACGAGGCGGGCTCCCACGCCCAGCTCGACCTGTTCGTCGAGGCGGGCGGCACGCTGGTCGACACGGCCGACGTCTACTCCGCCGGGACCTCGGAGGAGATCATCGGCCGCTGGCTGGCCGACCGGCCGGCGGACGTCACCGACCAGGTGGTGCTCGCGACCAAGGGTCGGTTCCCGATGAGCAGCGGGCCGAACGACGCCGGGCTCTCGACGCGTCACCTGACCCGCGCGCTGGACGCGTCCCTCGGCCGGCTCGGCGTCGACGCGGTCGACCTCTACCAGGTCCACGCCACCGACCCGCACACGCCGATCGAGGAGACGCTGCGCACGCTCGACGGCTTCGTGCAGGCCGGGAAGATCCACTACTACGGGCTCTCCAACTTCACCGGGTGGGAGCTGACCAAGGCCGTCCACACCGCACGGGCGCTGGGGCTGCGGGCGCCGGTGACGCTCCAGCCGCAGTACAGCCTGATCGTGCGCGAGATCGAGTGGGAGGTCGTCCCTGCCGTGCTGGACGCCGGGATGGGCCTGCTGCCGTGGAGCCCGCTCGGTGGTGGCTGGCTGTCCGGGAAGTACACCCGCGACCAGAGGCCGACCGGCGAGACCCGGCTCGGGGAGGATCCCGGTCGCGGCATGGAGGCCTGGGACCGGCGGGGGAGCGAGCGCACCTGGCGGATCATCGACGCCGTCGACCGCGTCGCGCAGGAGCGCGGGGTGTCGATGGCCGAGATCGCGCTCGCGTGGGTCACCAACCGCCCTGCGGTCACGTCCACGATCCTGGGCGCCCGCACCACCGAGCAGCTCACGGCCAACCTGAAGGCGGCGGGGCTCGTGCTGTCGGAGGAGGAGCAGGCGGTCCTCGACGAGGCCAGCGACCTCGGTGCGACGGACTACCCCTACGGCGACCTGGGCGTCGAGCAGCGCAGCCGCGACCTCGCCGGCGGCTGATTCCCGATCCGGGCGGTGGGACTCCTCACCCCTCCGGACCCTTGTGGCGGTCGCGCCCGTGCGTACGTTCGGAGGTGGGGGATGCACACGTCCCACACCGTTCGAGAGGAAGCACATGAGCGACTACCAGGTCACGAACCCGTCCACCGGCGAGGTCGAGAAGGAGTTCCCGACCGCCACCGACGCCGAGGTGCAGGACGCCATCGCGCGCAGCCACGCGGCGTACGGCGAGTGGCGCACGACGTCGAAGGACGAGCGCGCGCAGGTGCTGCGCACGGTCGCCGACCTCTACGACGAGCGGGCCGCCGAGCTCGCCGCGATCATCGCGCGCGAGATGGGCAAGCCGATCCGGGAGGGCAAGGGCGAGCTCAAGCTGGTCGCGTCGATCTTCCGCTACTACGCCGACCAGGGGCCGGCCCTGCTCGCCGACGCCCCGCTCGACCCGGCGATGGGTGGCAGCGCGCTGGTGCGCAAGGAGTCGGTCGGCCCGCTGCTCGGGATCATGCCGTGGAACTTCCCCTACTACCAGGTGGCCCGGTTCGCCGCGCCCAACCTGATGGTCGGCAACACGATCCTGCTCAAGCACGCCCCGCAGTGCCCCGAGTCGGCGCTCGCGATCGACCAGATCTTCGCCGACGCGGGCCTTCCGGCTGACGCCTACATCAACCTCTTCGCCACCAACGACCAGTCGGCCGACATCATCGCCGACCCGCGCGTCGTCGGCGTCTCGGTGACCGGCTCCGAGCGCGCCGGCTCGGCCGTCGCCGAGGTGGCCGGGCGACACCTCAAGAAGGTCGTGCTCGAGCTTGGCGGCTCCGACCCCTTCATCCTGCTCGACGCCGACGACCTCGGCGCCGCCGTGAAGTCGGCCGTCCGGGGCCGGATGGGCAACGCGGGTCAGGCGTGCAACGGCGCCAAGCGGATGATCGTCGTCGACGACCTCTACGACGACTTCGTCGAGCAGTTCACCGCGGCGATGGCCTCGCTCACGCCGGGCGACCCGTTCGACTCCTCGAGCGGCTTCGGCCCGCTCTCGTCGGACGCCGCCGCGACGACCCTGATCGAGCAGGTCGAGGACGCGGTCTCCAAGGGTGCGACGCTCCGCACCGGCGGCAAGCGGCTCGACCGCCCCGGCGCCTTCGTCGAGGCCACCGTGCTCACCGACGTCACGC
This genomic interval from Nocardioides palaemonis contains the following:
- a CDS encoding PhzF family phenazine biosynthesis protein, whose amino-acid sequence is MLPFRQVDVFSAEPWLGNPLAVVHDADGVTDAQMADFARWTNLSETTFLCTPTDPAADYRVRIWTPAGELPFAGHPTIGSAHAWLEAGGAPRGDVVVQECGAGLVDVRRSPRLGFAAPPLVRSGPVDDALRERILAGLAVDASAVRDLAWIDNGPGWVGVDLGSADAVVALEPDLAAFTDLKVTVLGRWDDARAADLGADVEVRAFFADGRDFTEDPVTGSANAGLAQWLIGSGALPTTYTSRQGSVIGREGRVRLEAADGQVWVSGDAVTRVRGEVDL
- a CDS encoding CBS domain-containing protein, producing the protein MEEHRVDDVMLRAPIVLAASSTLADARDVLASSHVHIVLLTATGRVGEPLLGTLVRDDLPDRGGARDSALTHARLAGRTVHADLAADEVRRSMRASGRRRLAVVGAEGSLLGLLCLKRSGEGFCTDAGVRARRAARAEAGRDDEAAPARDR
- a CDS encoding NAD(P)H-binding protein, whose translation is MRTTIFGGHGKVALLLAPLLVEAGHEVRSVIRNPDHVADVEATGATAVVSSVEDADLDALTDLLRGSDAVVWSAGAGGGDPERTDAVDRDAAIRSMDAAVAAGVGRYVMVSFSGASPDHLVPEDDPFRRYQDAKIAADDHLRGTDLGWTVLGPGALTTEASDGRVNPHASSRDGDESPRELVARVAAAVLADERAVGRTLVFGKGDVPVEDWLASLG
- a CDS encoding aminoglycoside phosphotransferase family protein, with translation MQPPVQTSTHQVSLGETEVRKAYVADHEDEAEREWACLTLLAEHAPGLAPRPLRREDAETPVIVMERLPGAHLAPEPLTAAQVAAVGTALRRLHDVPVGAVEAAGIGPRGIGTATLPPALVDRLSPGHDLSACEDPALVRAARDAARDWLRDPSLPELRAEVLGIADLNPPNVIWDGRAARLVDFEDAGLSDPAYELADHVEHLGSRLPGVYDADALADAVGLDGEQRERMAAYRPFWAAFWLAMLTPGSGSWHRNPPGTVEAQAGHFMALVGRH
- the efp gene encoding elongation factor P codes for the protein MATTNDLKNGMVLKIEGQLWSVVEFQHVKPGKGPAFVRTKLRNVESGKNVDKTFNAGTKVETANVDKRTMQYLYNDGSSYVFMDTSTYEQLEVTPEVVGDAKNFMLENQEAIVATNEGRVLFIELPASVELLIAETEPGLQGDRSTGGTKPATLETGHTIAVPLFITTGEKVKVDTRDSSYLGRVKG
- the nusB gene encoding transcription antitermination factor NusB, giving the protein MAARSKARKRALDILFASELRSEDPVVALERAVDAGEGPTNPYTAVLVRGVVEHRDRIDEVLSTYSKSWTLGRMPAVDRNVLRIGVFELLWGDDDVPQSVAVSEAMHLVQDLSTDESPAFVNGLLGSVMRDRASLV
- a CDS encoding DUF1206 domain-containing protein — its product is MSNASDAAEKVHDSEWFDHAIRAGLVAYGVVHLLVAWLAIQLAIGDKEDQASNSGAMHYLSQQPMGEVLVWLIAIGMLLLVLWRVLEAAYGYSEESDDKKRWVKRGSSLGKAVLYGALAWSAFKTATGDGGGKGGTDGTTAKIMQMSGGQLIVGIIGLAIIGYGISLVVRGWTEKFREHLDAQGQAGQDGSAYVLFGKIGYIAKGVAIVIVGGLFAYASVTHDAKKSGGLDQALQTVLQQPFGQVLLIAIAIGIGGYGAFCFARAKHLSR
- a CDS encoding TetR/AcrR family transcriptional regulator; translation: MSTEPSTPTGVTRGTTAAARRRLREAEIIAATRALFDERGVRDAQIEDIARAVGINRAIIYRHFTGKEELFALTLVQYLDELRDALRAGADTTDEPRLKLQRLTEAFVDYGLAHPAFVDCAQSIMCRPGGDLLEEVSESAMFRLGQAISGCLAVLTQTIEAGVASGDFHVEDPGLLANMLYASGLGTLQLGRVAMLVSEEAPGVPRISRVSAEQVRAHMVATALAVAAGATPRAGD
- a CDS encoding ATP-dependent DNA ligase; this encodes MLLAELVATSAAVAATRSRKAKVAALAETLARVTPEELEVVVSYLGGALLQRRTGLGWRGVSDVPDPADEPSLGVLEVHEAFEAMSRLSGAGSQLARRQAVAALFSRATAPEQRWLQAVVTGNVRQGALDAVTQEAVAQVAGVPLAAVRRAAMLAGSTVAAAGAAWAGEEALAAIGLEVGRPVMPMLASSAPDVASAMAGLSPDAGTEVAIDAKLDGIRIQVHRDGDDVLVVTRSLDDITARLPEVVEVARSLPAERFVLDGEALALTDDGRPMAFQDTASRTAQESGVAITPHFFDLLHLDGRDLLDAPGHERLAALDALVPEPRRVRRLVTADPAEADAFAADTVAAGHEGVVLKDLSAPYAAGRRGAAWVKVKPVHTLDLVVLAVEWGSGRREGWLSNIHLGARDASSPTGFVMLGKTFKGMTDEVLAWQTERFLALETHREGHVVHVRPEQVVEIGFDGLQRSTRYPGGLALRFARVLRYRDDKGPDEADTIEAVRSHAPA
- a CDS encoding FMN-binding negative transcriptional regulator, with product MPPSAPDASLYVPRHNVMDVDHVRPFVAAVGTAQLVTVGADGAPDATFLPVLWEGDRLVGHVARANGHWRRIVDGSPALAVVTGPDTYVSPSWYATKAEHGRVVPTWNYSVVHLRGLVAVHDDPEWVRAMVTRLTDRHEGDRAEPWAVTDAPADYVGKNLRPIVGVELVVESVEAKAKLSQNRSDEDRAGVARGLAADGRDPSGLVAP
- a CDS encoding DUF4287 domain-containing protein, with protein sequence MSYQAYLDAIEKKTGRTPAELLGEAADRGFTPASKAGDFVSWLEDDYDVGRGHAMALWGVLKNGATISDKHVGSGGTHSDPSTELRLDGIARR